The following coding sequences lie in one Silene latifolia isolate original U9 population chromosome 5, ASM4854445v1, whole genome shotgun sequence genomic window:
- the LOC141657958 gene encoding B3 domain-containing protein At4g02870-like gives MAFRNHDSTYYDFMGSEGGNRELAPPYPVEVELNSLDVLNGVECIYLNNNSVQANIIARLPPFLRNKFNCQRYLVFEIHDTESKLTFGGYQLRFAYNTYYLMGSNWSRDFIQRKHLKAGDKIGFRLQLADTIQFSVISRASRP, from the coding sequence ATGGCATTCCGTAACCACGATAGTACGTATTACGATTTTATGGGTAGCGAAGGCGGCAATAGAGAGCTTGCCCCTCCGTATCCAGTTGAGGTAGAACTAAATAGCCTTGATGTTCTAAACGGCGTTGAGTGCATATATCTTAACAATAATAGCGTCCAAGCTAATATTATTGCTCGTCTTCCTCCATTTTTAAGAAATAAGTTTAATTGTCAAAGGTATCTTGTCTTTGAAATTCATGATACTGAGAGCAAATTAACATTCGGAGGTTACCAGTTAAGATTTGCGTATAATACTTACTATTTGATGGGTTCTAATTGGAGTAGAGATTTCATTCAACGGAAACACCTCAAAGCTGGGGATAAAATTGGCTTTCGCCTCCAACTTGCTGACACTATTCAATTTTCAGTTATATCTAGGGCATCTAGGccatag